Proteins encoded together in one Lathyrus oleraceus cultivar Zhongwan6 chromosome 5, CAAS_Psat_ZW6_1.0, whole genome shotgun sequence window:
- the LOC127080331 gene encoding secreted RxLR effector protein 161-like, translated as MSLMEELSYFLRIQIKKLNEGTFMCQTKYCNELLKRFGMEDAKSNDTSMPTNGNLERNENGKDVDVKKYRGMVGSLLYLTSFRTYIMFSMCMCTHYQSAPKESYLKAVRRIIRYLHGTSKYRFYYSNENDCNLVGYTDSNFFGCKSDRKSTSGTCHMFSNSLVSWHNKKQVFVVLSTDEVEYVVAGSCCDQILWLKQKLLGFDIKL; from the coding sequence atgagtcttatggAGGAGTTGAGTTACTTCCTTCGTATTCAAATCAAGAAACTCAATGAAGGGACATTTATGTGTCAAACCAAATATTGCAACGAACTACTAAAAAGGTTTGGTATGGAAGATGCAAAGTCGAATGACACTTCAATGCCTACAAATGGAAACTTGGAAAGGAATGAGAATGGTAAGGATGTTGATGTGAAGAAGTATAGAGGTATGGTTGGTTCTCTTCTATATCTCACTTCATTTAGGACATATATTATGTTTAGCATGTGTATGTGCACTCATTATCAATCCGCTCCTAAGGAATCCTATTTAAAAGCCGTAAGACGCATTATTAGGTATCTTCATGGTACTTCtaagtataggttttattattcTAACGAAAACGATTGTAATTTGGTTGGTTATACTGATTCTAATTTTTTTGGTTGTAAATCGGATAGAAAGAGTACTAGTGGAACTTGCCACATGTTCTCGAATTCCTTAGTAAGTTGGCATAACAAGAAACAGGTTTTCGTTGTTTTGTCAACTGACGAGGTGGAATATGTAGTGGCTGGTAGTTGTTGTGAtcaaattttgtggctcaaacaaAAACTACTCGGTTTTGATATTAAACTATAA